AATTGTATTTCAGGGGTAAGGACAATTGTTGGCAGCACTGACCCAACAAAAGCAGCCCCTGGGACCATTAGGGCAGATTATGCTACTAATATCCGCTATAATGTTATTCATGCCTCTGATTCACCAGAAAGTGCCCAGCGGGAAATAGACTTGTTTTTTAAGTAGTATATTTTAAGTAATATATAGAAGGAATTCCTGTTATTTTGCCGAATTAAATAATAATCAAAATAACAGGAGGAGTAGCAGATGTTGTTAGAAAGAGAATATGTACAATTCTTAGAAAAAATCTACAAAAAAACAGGGCTGAATCTCAACCTATACAAAGAAAAACAAATGAAAAGAAGGATTGACACCTTAGTTCAAAAATATAATAAGAACACCTATGAAGATTATTATAACTTGATTTTAGGAAACAGGGAATTGTTTGACGAATTTATGGATAAAGTGACTATCAATGTCTCTGAGTTTTTCCGGAACTTAGAAAGATGGGAAGTATTGAAAAAAGAAATAATCCCAATCTTAAGGCAATATAATAAGGGAAAATTGAAGGTTTGGAGTGCCGCTTGTTCTACCGGTCAAGAGCCTTACTCCCTTACAATGCTTTTAACCAATCTAGAGATCCCCCACGAAATTTTAGCAACAGACCTAGATAAAAAAGTTCTAAGTAAAGCTAAAGAGGGAAAATATGATATTAAAGAAATTTCTGGGATACCTGAAATTTACCACCAATATTTAGTTAAAGAAAAGGATCAATTCAGGATAAATCCTAGTTTAAAAACAAATATCACCTTTAAAGAGCATAATCTTCTAACCAATGACTACCCAAAGGGTTTTGATTTAATCCTCTGTAGAAATGTAATGATATATTTTAAAGAAGAAATTAAAAAAGAAATTTATAGTCAGTTTAATCAATCATTAAATAGAGGGGGAGTATTATTTGTAGGAAGTACAGAGCAAATTTTCTTCCCGCAAAAGTTAGGGTTTAAATCAATTCAAACCTTTTTCTATCAGAAAATAGAATAAAAAAACACCTAATAGGGTGGAAAAGATAAGGTGTTGGTATTACCAACACCTTATTAGTAGATAAAATAAAAAAAGACCTAAATTTAGGTCTTTATATTCAAAATGGTGAGCCATCCGCGACTCGAACGCGGGACACCCTGATTAAAAGTCAGGTGCTCTACCGACTGAGCTAATGGCTCATAGTGGCTGGGGTAGCAGGACTCGAACCTACGAATGCGGGAGTCAAAGTCCCGTGCCTTACCGACTTGGCTATACCCCAACATTAGATGGTGGAGAGGACTGGATTCGAACCAGTGAAGGCGGAGCCAGCAGATTTACAGTCTGCCCCCTTTGGCCAACTCGGGAACCTCTCCATGTTAAAGAAAAAATGGAGCCGACGATGGGACTCGAACCCGCAACCTGCTGATTACAAGTCAGCTGCTCTGCCAATTGAGCTACGTCGGCATATTTAGTGGCGGAGCTGACGGGATTCGAACCCGCGATCTCCTGCGTGACAGGCAGGCATGTTAGGCCTCTACACCACAGCTCCATGGTCGGGGCGAAAGGATTTGAACCTTCGACCCTCTGGTCCCAAACCAGATGCGCTACCAAGCTGCGCTACGCCCCGACAACAATAACAAGTATAATACAAGACCAAATCAATGTCAAGTGTTTTTTTGAAAAAAATTAAAAGTTTTTTATAGCATCCCAGAAATTTGACCAAATTTCTCTATTAAATAAGGATGTAAAATTACCTTGATTATCTTTAGTAATTAAATAAATTCCTATTTGGAGACCAATAATAAAAAGGAGAGCTGCTATTACTGGAAACCAAGTATATTTAAAAAATTTAACAGTTCCTTGACTAACTACCACTTTAACTTTTTTCCGAACCACTTTACCCACACCTCCTGCTACTTAAATTATACATTATTATAATTATATATTACAAGAAATATTTAATAAGGGGAAAAACATATGAAAAAATTTTGTTCTATAATTATTTTATTGTTTTTATTAAATTTAAATACAGAATATATTGAGAGGGAAGAGATACCTAAAGATTTAGGCTTAAATGTCCTTGAAATTTATAATTATAAAGAAGAAATACTTATTTTCTTTGATGGGTACCACCAAAATGGTGTGATTTATTTCGGGGATTTTAAAGATATCCACTTAATCTACGATTTCAGTGATTTAGATTTTATATTGGTAAGGGATAATACTAGTAATGTAAAAAATCTCAATTTTTACTTTATAGGGCAAAGAACTAATATTGAATTACAAGATGAAGACAACAACCTAATAATTATTGATGAAAATACTATATTTTTAGAATTAAAAAGATTTAAGTTTATTATATCTAATGATTTAGTTTCTGTCCAACACCTTTACAAATATGATCCCCAATTCTTTATACTCAGTCAATTAACAGATATTACTAAGGTAATAGAAAGTTTTAGTGTTGAACAAATTTTTATTGTAAGTGAAGAGTATCCTTCAGAAAATAATCCTTTAGTTTCCTTGATACCTAAAGGTTATTATGTACAATTTATTTGCAATGAAAGTTCATATAAATATCAATTTAAGATGTATTAAAATAAAAACCCTACCTTTTAGGTATTTTTTAGCAAATTTTTAATAGTAATTTAATAAAAAAGGAAAAAGGTAGGGGAGAAAAATGATATTAAAGTTATTAAATGAATATGAATTAAGAATTGCAGAATACGATCAGTATTTAGTGGTTTTTTTCAAACAAAATCCAGATGTAATAATTGGTCGTCTAAAAGTAAAAAATACCCTTGAAAGGGAAGAACAAAAAGAAAGATTTAAACTAATGCCTGCAGATTTAGTAGATGATCGAATCTTAAGCCTCTTTGATGGAATACTGTATACAGGAGGGATAATATCTCCAGTAAGATGTATATATTGCCATAAAAAACTATATTTTGATGAATATACCTTAAAAAATAACTATACTATAGAGTGTTGTTATTGTCACAATGAAAATAAGATCCAGTTTTGTAATTCAATTAGTGACGTAATATTATAAAATAAAAGGGGAAGGGGAGAGCCCTTCCTGTAAAATTATAGCTTACCGTTTTCCATTAAATATTTTTCCGCATTTTTAATCATTACTTTAACCATAGCACCACCAATTTTACCGCCAATTTTCCCACACTCGTAGGAAGTCATATTAGCCCAACCTTGAGTTTCGATTTTATTTCTAATTCCCAACTGTTCAGCAATTTCATATTTAAACTGATCAAGGATTTCCTCTGACATAATTTTATTTCTCTTAGCCATAAATATCACCTCCTTTACTATTAGTTTTAGCATTAAATAATTTGCTATGTTAGTATATCTTTCTATAATAAGTGAAGGCTGCCAATAAACTTTAATAGGTGGAGTTGTTAGTCTCCACCTATTTTTAATCAATATCCTATACCAAACTTTTTGTTAACGTCCCATCCTTGGTGTCATATCTCTAATGATTTGAGCTATTTCATCTAAAGACTCACTGAT
This genomic window from Anaerobranca gottschalkii DSM 13577 contains:
- a CDS encoding small, acid-soluble spore protein, alpha/beta type translates to MAKRNKIMSEEILDQFKYEIAEQLGIRNKIETQGWANMTSYECGKIGGKIGGAMVKVMIKNAEKYLMENGKL
- a CDS encoding CheR family methyltransferase yields the protein MLLEREYVQFLEKIYKKTGLNLNLYKEKQMKRRIDTLVQKYNKNTYEDYYNLILGNRELFDEFMDKVTINVSEFFRNLERWEVLKKEIIPILRQYNKGKLKVWSAACSTGQEPYSLTMLLTNLEIPHEILATDLDKKVLSKAKEGKYDIKEISGIPEIYHQYLVKEKDQFRINPSLKTNITFKEHNLLTNDYPKGFDLILCRNVMIYFKEEIKKEIYSQFNQSLNRGGVLFVGSTEQIFFPQKLGFKSIQTFFYQKIE